From Penaeus monodon isolate SGIC_2016 chromosome 6, NSTDA_Pmon_1, whole genome shotgun sequence, the proteins below share one genomic window:
- the LOC119574488 gene encoding uncharacterized protein LOC119574488 has translation MMLGIPWQTITTLCVAALVSVLLVCVHLAITETEYQFMHTHLRIRKTAVSSVSKSGSWMKPDLRHVFQKRREHLLERCRSLKINDAPHAILWHTFLTVESPGPLAVCVPPKVMPQPAGQ, from the exons ATGATGCTAGGGATCCCTTGGCAGACGATTACTACGTTGTGTGTGGCCGCTCTTGTAAGCGTTCTGTTGGTCTGCGTTCACTTGGCAATCACGGAGACAGAATACCAATTCATGCACACTCACCTGAGA ATTCGGAAAACAGCCGTGTCCTCCGTTTCCAAATCCGGGAGTTGGATGAAGCCAGACCTTCGCCATGTGTTTCAGAAACGTCGAGAACACCTGCTGGAGAGATGTCGCTCCCTCAAGATAAACGATGCCCCACACGCGATCCTGTGGCACACCTTTTTAACTGTTGAATCCCCCGGGCCCCTCGCGGTGTGCGTCCCTCCGAAGGTAATGCCCCAACCTGCTGGACAGTAA